A genome region from Populus alba chromosome 3, ASM523922v2, whole genome shotgun sequence includes the following:
- the LOC118054251 gene encoding F-box protein At3g54460 isoform X2 yields the protein MGDHDDDPYPYHKLCGYLCTVLTSPHPLPFLSHCHLITDGSHQQIIFKSLNDVVLSPLSNPCGHNGAVSLQENSNAVGKKMTKKKRMAKRGSCLKKSGNSVAEKKRVGRRVIGMVNGSVSVVHQIRALVMHKCVKILARVLHVAESEGEVVEVRVVVLVDVYLPVSVWSGWQFPKSGPIAGSLFRHLSCDWEKRRSMLVDGGEYFKNALGDHRSIWNLSGCHVLGCNMHCDVPDSSSKKRFELHEIFKGLPGMENKEQYYSSRVKPADNSLESGIWDLTGDILMSILSALGPKDLVRVAATCHHLRSLAVSIMPCMKLKLFPHQQAAVEWMLQRERNAQVLPHPLYTNLSTEDGFTFHVSTVSGEIITGVAPTVRDFHGGMFCDEPGLGKTITALSLILKTRGTVADPPDGVQITWCAHNGEQRCGYYEVDGRNFTPNNTPLAKRVMNQSARRGQLSLDKSTLMNDPGQQIEGFSNSCPVNGMELSPAPSSDQTARVIQLSRVKRNLLHDYDETPVFSNKKRRKHRSNAPIYVSEEQRHDRARRLNLITGNFRDFNETWVQCEACRKWRKLTSSVADTDAAWFCSMNTNPERQSCRDAEEAWDDSCSLTHVPGFHTKGTSGGEEQNVSFFISVLKEHYSMINSKTKKALTWLAKLSPERLSLMETIGLASPVIGTGSVSGGGDSRGFHKIFEAFGLVRRVEKGASKWCYPQKLENLAFDLAAFRIAICKPLDSVRLYLSRATLVVVPANLVDHWKTQIEKHVKPGQLRLCVWTNHKKPSAHSLAWDYDVVITTFSRLSAEWGPRKKSPLMQVHFLRVMLDEGHTLGSSLSLTNKLQMAMSLMASNRWLLTGTPTPNTPNSQLSHLQPMLKFLQEEAYGLNQKSWEAGVLRPFEAEMEEGRTRLLHLLHRCLISSRKTDLKTIPPCIKKVTFLNFTKDHARSYNELVVTVRRNILTADWNDPSHVESLLNPKQWKFRSALIRNVRLSCCVAGHIKVAEVGEDIQETMDILIEKGLDPISEEHALIKYYLQYGGNCLRCKEWCRLPFITPCRHLLCLDCVALNSEKCTFPGCGYSYEMQSPEVLTRPENPNPKWPVPKDLIELQPSYKQDDWDPDWQSTSSSKVAYLVQKLKALQEASRESSQSIYKDTQISVSSLVLQQDCFSVNKAALEKVIIFSQFLEHIHVIEQQLAFAGIKFAGMYSPMPQINKMKSLATFQHDATCMALLMDGSAALGLDLSFVTHVFLMEPIWDRSIVDHNITLLYGKIMHGRTGDKSSSSDGCYSPHQCGDFSNAWYN from the exons aTGGGTGATCACGATGATGATCCTTACCCATACCACAAACTCTGCGGTTACCTCTGTACAGTTCTCACATCACCACACCCACTCCCTTTCCTTTCTCATTGCCATCTCATCACGGACGGAAGCCACCAACAAATCATATTCAAATCCCTAAACGACGTCGTTCTCTCTCCGCTTTCCAATCCTTGCGGCCATAACGGCGCGGTTTCTCTTCAAGAGAACAGTAATGCGGTTGGGAAgaagatgacgaagaagaagagaatggcGAAGAGGGGGAGTTGTTTGAAGAAAAGCGGTAATTCAGTGGCGGAGAAGAAGAGAGTAGGGAGGAGGGTAATTGGGATGGTGAATGGTAGTGTGAGCGTGGTGCATCAAATTCGCGCGCTTGTAATGCACAAGTGTGTTAAGATCTTGGCGCGTGTGTTGCATGTTGCTGAGAGTGAGGGTGAGGTTGTTGAAGTGAGAGTGGTGGTGCTTGTTGATGTTTATTTGCCGGtttcggtttggtccggttgGCAGTTTCCCAAGTCTGGGCCAATTGCTGGATCTCTTTTTCGGCACCTGAG TTGTGATTGGGAGAAGAGGAGGTCCATGCTTGTTGATGGAGgagagtattttaaaaatgctcTTGGAGATCATAGGAGCATTTGGAATCTTTCTGGTTGTCATGTTCTTGGATGCAATATGCATTGTGATGTACCTGATTCTTCAAGCAAAAAGCGTTTTGAACTTCATGAAATTTTTAAGGGTTTACCCGGCATGGAAAATAAGGAACAGTATTACTCTTCAAGAGTAAAACCAGCGGATAACTCTTTGGAATCTGGTATTTGGGATTTAACTGGTGATATCTTGATGAGCATTCTTTCTGCACTTGGTCCGAAGGACCTTGTCAGGGTTGCTGCAACCTGTCACCATTTGAGATCCCTGGCTGTTTCAATTATGCCATGTATGAAACTTAAATTATTTCCTCATCAGCAGGCAGCAGTTGAGTGGATGTTACAGCGCGAGCGGAATGCTCAAGTCTTGCCACATCCTCTGTACACTAATTTATCCACAGAAGATGGGTTTACATTTCATGTAAGTACTGTTTCTGGTGAAATAATTACTGGAGTAGCTCCAACTGTAAGAGACTTTCATGGGGGAATGTTCTGTGACGAACCTGGCTTAGGAAAGACTATCACTGCTCTATCTCTTATTCTGAAGACAAGAGGAACAGTAGCTGACCCACCAGATGGAGTTCAAATAACCTGGTGTGCACATAATGGAGAACAGAGATGTGGCTATTACGAGGTTGATGGCAGAAACTTCACTCCTAATAACACACCCCTGGCAAAAAGGGTAATGAACCAGAGTGCACGCAGGGGACAATTATCTTTGGATAAATCCACTCTGATGAATGATCCAGGTCAACAGATTGAGGGGTTTAGCAATTCTTGTCCAGTTAATGGAATGGAATTGTCACCAGCTCCATCTTCAGATCAAACAGCACGTGTAATTCAATTGAGTCGCGTGAAGAGAAATCTTCTCCATGATTATGATGAAACACCTGTTTTTAGTAACAAGAAAAGGAGGAAGCATCGTTCTAATGCCCCTATATATGTCTCAGAGGAACAACGGCATGATAGAGCACGCAGGTTGAATTTGATTACTGGAAATTTTAGGGATTTTAATGAGACTTGGGTTCAATGCGAGGCATGCAGAAAGTGGAGGAAGCTTACAAGCAGTGTAGCAGATACTGATGCTGCATGGTTTTGTAGCATGAATACAAACCCTGAACGTCAGAGTTGTAGAGATGCTGAAGAAGCTTGGGATGACAGCTGTTCCTTAACTCATGTACCGGGATTTCACACCAAAGGAACTTCAGGGGGGGAGGAGCAAAATGTGTCATTTTTCATTAGTGTTCTCAAGGAGCACTATTCCATGATAAACTCTAAAACCAAGAAAGCTTTGACTTGGCTGGCTAAACTTTCTCCAGAAAGACTTTCTTTAATGGAAACAATTGGTTTGGCAAGTCCGGTCATAGGTACTGGTTCTGTATCTGGTGGTGGAGACTCCCGTGggtttcataaaatatttgaagCATTTGGTCTTGTACGGAGGGTAGAGAAGGGGGCCAGTAAGTGGTGTTACCCACAGAAACTTGAAAACTTAGCATTTGATTTGGCTGCTTTTAGAATTGCTATCTGCAAGCCGTTGGATTCAGTCAGGTTATATTTATCAAGAGCAACCCTAGTTGTTGTCCCAGCAAATCTAGTTGATCATTGGAAAACCCAGATAGAAAAGCATGTCAAACCTGGCCAGCTGCGGCTGTGTGTCTGGACTAATCATAAAAAGCCTTCTGCTCACAGTCTGGCATGGGATTATGATGTTGTTATAACAACCTTCAGTCGATTAAGTGCTGAGTGGGGTCCCAGGAAAAAAAGTCCTCTGATGCAAGTGCATTTTCTCCGGGTCATGTTAGATGAGGGACACACCCTTGGCTCTAGTCTGAGCTTGACAAACAAATTGCAAATGGCTATGTCATTGATGGCTTCAAATCGCTGGTTACTAACAGGAACACCAACACCTAACACACCCAATAGTCAGCTGTCTCATCTCCAGCCAATGCTCAAGTTTCTACAGGAGGAAGCGTATGGGCTGAATCAAAAGTCATGGGAAGCCGGCGTCCTTAGACCATTTGAAGCCGAGATGGAAGAAGGCCGCACACGCTTGTTGCATTTGCTCCACAGATGCTTGATTAGTTCTAGGAAGACAGATTTGAAAACTATCCCTCCATGCATCAAGAAGGTGACATTCCTCAATTTTACCAAGGATCATGCAAGAAGCTATAATGAATTGGTAGTTACTGTGCGACGTAATATTCTAACTGCTGACTGGAATGATCCTTCTCATGTTGAGAGTTTGCTTAACCCAAAGCAGTGGAAGTTTCGAAGTGCCCTTATTAGAAATGTCAGGCTATCTTGTTGTGTGGCAGGGCATATTAAAGTGGCAGAAGTTGGTGAAGATATTCAGGAAACAATGGATATTCTGATTGAAAAAGGACTTGATCCCATTTCAGAGGAGCATGCTTTGATAAAATACTATCTTCAGTATGGTGGTAACTGTCTCAG ATGCAAGGAATGGTGTCGTCTACCTTTCATCACGCCATGTAGGCATCTTTTGTGCCTTGATTGTGTTGCTTTGAATAGTGAAAAGTGTACTTTTCCTGGCTGTGGTTACTCATATGAGATGCAAAGTCCAGAAGTATTGACCAGACCGGAAAATCCAAACCCGAAATGGCCTGTCCCCAAAGATCTTATCGAGTTGCAACCTTCCTATAAACAG GATGACTGGGATCCTGATTGGCAGTCAACATCTAGCAGTAAAGTTGCTTACCTTGTACAGAAGCTGAAAGCATTGCAGGAGGCCAGTAGAGAGAGTAGCCAGTCCATTTACAAGGATACTCAAATAAGTGTTTCTAGTTTAGTGCTTCAGCAGGACTGCTTTAGTGTTAACAAGGCAGCCTTGGAGaaagttataatattttctcaatttcttgAGCATATACATGTGATTGAACAGCAG TTAGCATTT
- the LOC118054252 gene encoding uncharacterized protein, with product MARDSCLARVTAGVAVGGAVGGAVGAVYGTYEAIRNRVPGLLKVRYIGQTTVGSAAIFGLFLGAGSLIHCGKSY from the exons ATGGCCAGGGACAGCTGCTTGGCTCGAGTCACCGCTGGCGTTGCCGTTGGAGGTGCTGTTGGCGGCGCAGTCG GTGCTGTTTATGGGACTTATGAGGCTATTAGGAACAGG GTTCCTGGACTTTTGAAAGTAAGGTATATTGGGCAAACCACGGTTGGAAGTGCTGCAATTTTTGGTCTCTTCCTGGGTGCTGGGAGCTTGATTCATTGTGGAAAGTCTTACTGA